Below is a window of Neofelis nebulosa isolate mNeoNeb1 chromosome 8, mNeoNeb1.pri, whole genome shotgun sequence DNA.
ATGGGCATTGTGATTTcactgttcatctgctttgtgGTATATTTTGGTGTCTTTTCTGCACTTACACTTATGGTGCCTTACTACAAGCTTCAACCTGGGAGCACCTTGCCTGAGGCATTTCTCCATATTGGCTGGGCCCCTGCCTACTACGTTGTAGGTTTTGGATTTTTCTGTAGTGTTTGTGGCATTTTCATGGGCTTTATGACCCCCATACAGTGGGTGATATGCATGATGGCAGAAGATGGCCTCCTGTTTCCTGTCTTGACCAGGATCTATACCAGTATATACCCCCGATTCATGGCCACTGTGGTATTTACGATTATTGCAGCAATCACGATATTCTTCTTTGGAATCACTGATCTTGTGGACCTCAGGTCAATTGGGACGCTGGTATCTTATTCTATGGTTGCTTTTTGTGTTCTCATCATCAGGTATCAACCTGATAGGAGGAATGGGGGACATGAAGCAGAGGTGCAGCAACAGAATGTATCTGCAGCAGAGAGGCTGACTCTACAGGGACTACTTTTTCCatgcagccccacccccactccactctCTGGCCGGGTTGTCTATGTTTGCTCCTCACTGCTTGTTCTTCTGCTCACTCTTCTTTGCCTGGTGCTGGCCCAGTGGCCAATTCTGCTTTCTGGAAACCTAGCGTGGATTTCAGTGGTTGTGCTCCTCCTGATGCTCATCACTGGGATCACTGGGGTCATCTGGAGACAGCCGCAGAGCTCCAGTCCCCTTCACTTTAAGGTCCCTGCTTTGCCTCTCCTCCCAGTACTGAGCATCTTCATGAATGTTTACCTTATGATGCAGATGACAGCTGGCACCTGGGCCCGATTTGGTGTCTGGACTCTGATTGGGTTTGCTATCAACTTTGCCTATGGAGTTCAGCACAACCTGGTCACTAACCCCACTTAAGTTAGGGCCCAAACTGTAGAACTTGAACTCAGCAGTGCCAGTACATATTTGTTTGAAATCATCACACCTGAATGCAGTAAGTTTTCCCTGCACAGTAATGGAATTTACTCCTGAGTTCATGGAAAGCTAGGCCTCCCATGGGATGTTGGTGGGGGAAACACTAAAAGAGCTGTGTATTTATGGTGAAGTGAAGGATATGTGTTtgctccccccacctttttttactTGTCTCCTTTTCAGTTGTGTCATTAGCTGCtttctgactttaaaaaattattttttaaaagaaagttgtaaaatgttttccttttcttcgtTAAATATCTACTAGTGGCTAGGAGGTAGGGaatgcctggctggttcagtcagtatagctgactcttgatctcagcttggtgAGTGTGAGCCCATTTTGCATGTAGAGATTGTTTAAGAAAATATCCAGtagcagaattactggatcatgtggtaattcctttttcaaaatttttgaggaacctccatactgttttccatagtggctgcaccagttgacattcccaccaaaagtgcatgagggttcctttttctccacatccttgccaacacattttcttgtttttttttgtttttttgttttttatttttttttttattttagccatcctgactgGTATAAAATGATATTTGATGATGTGattgcagttttaatttatattttcctgatgattagtgatgctaagcatcttttcatgagtctgttggcaatctatatgtcttctttggaaaaatatctattcaggatctctgcccactttttaattggattatttgtttcattggtgttgagttgtataagttctttatgtattttgagtattaatcccttattgaatatatcatttggaaatatcttctcccattcagtaggttgcctttttgttttgttgatggtttccttttctggaaaccaaaagcaaaagcttTTTGGTTACATTAATTTGTAaaggtgtggggtgcctgggtggctcagtcggttgggtgaccaagttcactcaggtcatgatctcacagattgtgagtttgagccccatgtcaggctctgtgctgatagctcagagcctggagcctgttttggattctgtgtctccctctctctctgcccctcccctgctctgattctgtttctctccttcaaaaataaacattaaaacatttgaaaagatatatgcacccctatgtttattgtagcattatttacaatagccaggacaTGGAAgcaaacccaaatgtccatcagtagatgaatggataaagaaaatgtggcacatatgtatatataatggactaTTGCTCAGCCATAGAGAAGAATGGAATCTTgacatttgtaacaacatggatgaactggGTGAGTATAATGATAATTGAAATATGTCgatctgagaaagacaaatgccatatgttTTTGCTCttatgagaaatttaagaaataaaacaaattaaaaagaaagaaagaaaggagaaaaggcagacaaacaaaaacaaaacacacacacacactcactcacaaaacagcaacaacaaaaactgtcCCAGATTCCTAAATCAGGGAACAAACAGGTAGTTGCCAAAGGGGAGATGGGTAGAGAGATgggtgatttaaaattttttttaacatttattaatttttcagagacagagagagacagagtgtgagtgagggaggagcagagagagacacagaatatgaagcaggctccaggctctgagctgtcagcacagagcttctgatgtgggacttgaactcactgccttcgagatcatgacctgagccgaagtaggatgcttaaccgactgagccacccaggtgccccagagggaTGTGTGATttagataaagggaattaagagtatacttaaTATCTTAATGAGCATGGAGAAAtgt
It encodes the following:
- the LOC131519886 gene encoding LOW QUALITY PROTEIN: cationic amino acid transporter 3-like (The sequence of the model RefSeq protein was modified relative to this genomic sequence to represent the inferred CDS: inserted 1 base in 1 codon) produces the protein MLCQAFHRFGQKLVCRRPLEEKVFEISFERSLSTLDLVVLGVGCTIGAGVYILAREMISNQAGPSIVICFLVAGLSFVLTGLCYAEISAWVPHSGSSYLYTYVIIGELWAFITGWNLILSFTADTVIYTMTWVLTFENLLGNQMSQTLRESISQHVPQVLADNLGYFAVALLLLLREIEYMNFYELFALSKVFILVKILVLSFVIISGFIKGDXHNWQLTEEDYVKAGLNDTSKLGPLGSGGFAPFGFQGIFRGAATCFYTFIGFSIIVTRVKEVQNPQRSIPMGIVISLFICFVVYFGVFSALTLMVPYYKLQPGSTLPEAFLHIGWAPAYYVVGFGFFCSVCGIFMGFMTPIQWVICMMAEDGLLFPVLTRIYTSIYPRFMATVVFTIIAAITIFFFGITDLVDLRSIGTLVSYSMVAFCVLIIRYQPDRRNGGHEAEVQQQNVSAAERLTLQGLLFPCSPTPTPLSGRVVYVCSSLLVLLLTLLCLVLAQWPILLSGNLAWISVVVLLLMLITGITGVIWRQPQSSSPLHFKVPALPLLPVLSIFMNVYLMMQMTAGTWARFGVWTLIGFAINFAYGVQHNLVTNPT